From Strix aluco isolate bStrAlu1 chromosome 5, bStrAlu1.hap1, whole genome shotgun sequence:
atggaggttaacagtggagcagatctccatctgcagcccatggacgaccccacaccagagcaggtgggtgcctgaaggaggatGTGACCCTGTGAAAAGCCTGTGCTGGAactggctcctggcaggacctgtgaacccgtggagagaggagcccatgctggagcagctttgctggcaggacttgtgaccctgcaggGAACCCACGCTGAAGCAGTCCGTTCCTGaagcactgcagcctgtggaaaggacccacgctggagcaattcatgaagaactgtagcccatggtaaggactcatgttggagaagtttgtggagaactgtctcctgtgggagggaccccacactggagcaggtgaagagtgtgaggagtcctcccccagaggagaaagaagcagcagaaacaatgtgtgatgaattgaccacaacccccattccccattcccctgtgccactgggaggggaggaggtagagaaaattgggaggcAAGCTAAGCTAGTGAACAAGggaggggtgggtgggaaggtgtttttaggatttggtttttttcctcattatcctactctgatttaattggtaataaataaaCCAccaatttttccccaagtcaagtctgttttgcctgacagtaactggtgaatgatctctccctgtccttatcttgacccatgagccttttgttatattttctctcccctgcccagctgaggggGGCAGCAATAGAGCAGCTCTGGTGGGCACCTAccatccagccagggtcagcccaccacagTATGCTTTAATCAAGGGCCTGAAGGAGTGGAGGAGGTCATTCTCTGTGCTTGTTCCTCCTACTTGTCCACAGCAGTCCATCAGCAGGCAATGCTAATAAAAGCAAGGAGAGTATCTTTTTGGTACTTTTCTTTGTCCCTTACGTCCTGAAAAAGACTGTCAAGAAGACTCAGTGATTTAAGCCACATTAGAGAGTTGATAGGTCtcttgtattttacagaaaaaagaattaaattaattttatttgattgTTGAATTAATAAAAGTTACATCTATTCAAATTACGgtgatatttttttcagaatttacaaAAGAATTTACAACAGACTGGTTTCCAAATGCAGACTTTGCTTTCCATTCAAACAGAGAAGGACAGTGATACAATACAATGTGTATTTTCTTACACACCAGGGTTTTTAGGGGCAGCAATGGGTGAAGAAGAGcataacaaacaaacaataagGGGGACAGCAGATAAATGGTTCTAATCCTAAGAAAATACATGGTAGACAACTAAACCAAATGTAAAGGCAGGGGGCTGAAGACCATGAAGAGGAACGAGGAAGTAACAGGAATACCAGACATATTTGATAGAAATACTGAGCTCTAGTCCTTGTTGCACACCAAGAGGCAGTAAAAAAAGCATACTTAGAACAACTACACAAACTGGACCGTTAAGTACATAAAATGAATGGTTTGGATTCACAATGTAACTGCTGACCTCCATGTGCCCCGACTACCACTTATGAAGATAActcttctctctcccatcctCCTCATTGCTCCAGAGACATCCTCAAGCAatcaagcagaagagaaagaagaggaagagacaatAATAGAAGAAACAATGAATTTGAAACATAGGTTAAGGCTGACAGCCTTTTACACTTTTTGGTATCAGCCATGTTTGTGCAAAGTCTACACTGTTGGAGGTGATCATTTAATGTAATGGAAAAAGCAAgagctctcctctccccctcaGGTTCATAGTTTGATAAATGGCCTTTCCCATCTCCAATAATGGAATGAGAATCTTAAGGACAATGAAGTACCGCTGCTCACAACAAATGACAAGAAATCCTGAAAGTTACTTCTtgatgcatttaatttcttttgcgATGTTCTAAGAACTAGGGTGTTGTAAAGTATGAGGTACGCATAGTAACAGGACTAACAGGATCGGGTAAAAATGGGTTACAAAATATTAGGAAAAGCATAACGAAAAATACAAATGATCTTATCCAGTCACATATCAGCTGCAAATCCAAATTCTGAAACCCTTGAAAATCAGGCCCAGGAAAAGTTCACAGCTGCTCTTTCAAAAGAAGGACATTCCAGTTCTAGGAGACTGAAAGTAGAGAAACCTGCCACACCAACTCTCTACTTGATCTTTGTTGCCTGAAAGGTAAATTGCATCCTCGATGCATGCACAGAGGTGATCTGGGTAACATCGCTCTCTTAGGACTTGTCGCTGGGAGGTTTCTTCTTAGCTTCCACGTCCTTCTTAAAATCTTCAAGCTTCTTCGCAATGTTAGGAATctttaaagacaaaaccaaaaaacaaacaaaacccacataaaTTTACAAAAAATCCTGAACTACATGAGCCTCAGCAGGAAAGACAATGCTATAAACACAGCAAGAAATTCTATGAAGTTTAAACTGGTTTCTAAAAGATACTTGCTTCCAGGATCTGTTACCTTGCACAGaggttaaaaacaaagcaaaatcaaGCAAACGGCAGCTGAAAGCACCTCACGTGAAGCTTCGGGAAGTATTTTAGATTGTTAAGACTGAAAAGTTAACCACTGGTGATGGgaacaggagggaggaaaaaagatcaCTTCACAGGAAATTTAGTAAGACCAGTCTGGCTTCCTCACTGAAAGAGGACAGACTACCAAGAATAAGCCGATTTAAGCACTGATGGACAGAGTTTAACAATGACTTTCAGAGGTGAAATTCGATTGCATTATATTGGTCACAAACCAAGACAAAAGAGATGTTCAAGAGCAGCAAATATGTTCTCAAGaaatttacaaagaaatagtTCTGGTCCATTTTGTGGGAATGAAAATTCCCCATTAGGGGATTCTACTGCATTGCAAATTGGTAACCTGTTGCAGTGTCACACTTGAATGAAAATTCAATTTACCACTTATGAACTTCAAAACTTCAGCTTTCTCTtacaaataaaagcattttgataAAGCAATCCAACAGTAAATTttgacaacttaaaaaaaaaaaaaagcagcaactttTAATGGCAGGGAATAGATTATCTCATGACTAGATAAAACTGGGAATTGACAACACAGGATTTTACAAGCTAACTGattaaaatgaaagtaaagcAAAGTTCCCACTGGTagttgtgaaaaaaataatgggCTTTTACTTACGTAACCTGACCACAGAGCAGAAGGGAAGTTAATCCAGACACACTGCAGTTCTCTCATTGGATGGTTTGAGGCTGATAGTACAGGTAGTAACATAAATTTTGCTCTTACCTTCCCTTTCAAAGTTAAGCTGTTTGAGCAAATGAAATTAAGAGCCCAGCCTGTAAAACGCCTGATATTTAAAGTAAACCAAGAGAACTCCACTGTTGTCAGCAGAATCCTCCATGTGCTTATAACTAAGCACATGAGTGTACAGCTGCAAAATTAGGACCACATTATAACAAGTTTATCTCAGATGTCATCTAAAACAAATCATCTTTGATACCAGCGATAAAATTACCACGTTCATCCTGCAAGTCAGTGTTATGTTCCCAGGGAACCATTTCCTGCAAATCAAAAGCCTAAGTCCCCCTCTTGTGGCAGTACTTTATTAGTGCTGCCAGAAAAGCACTATACCATGCTTACAATACATACACCCAAATATGGTTTTATGACTACATTTTCATAACACTGTAAAACATatattggaaagaaaaaacatccttttATTAGTATTCTTATTGGAGTGACTAGGCAGGAATCATCACAAAAGTTTGTGCATGAACAAGgagcaaaaaaataattctgcaagcAAGATGACTTCAATACTAAAGATGAGAGGAAAGCAAAATGTAAGTATCATCAGAGATTTGAACCTCGACAGCTTATCTTTTAAAACTAGGCTAATATAGATTGCATAAGAAAAGAAAGTCATGTCAAATTTCATTAACTCCTCTAGCCTGTAAACAGCTAAGTGGCTGACTCTGCAGAAATTAAAAGCTTGtattgaatcacagaataccaggttggaagggatctcaaggatcgtctggtccaacctttctggcaaaagcacagcctagacaagatggcccagcaccctgtccagtcaAGCCTTAAAAGTGCCCAGCAGTGTTGGGGAACCCACTTCCacggggagattattccagtggccgattgttctcattgtgaaaaattttccacttgtgtccaatcagaatctcctcaggagtaacttgtacccattacccttCGTCTTTTCGaagtgactccttgtaaaaagggaatctccatcttctttgtagccaccctttaaatacttgAACATGGACAAGgcctcccctaagccttctcttctcaaggctgaacagaccCAATTATCTTAGCCTTTCCTCATacggcaggcttcccagtcccctAATCAACTTTGcagcccttctctggaccctctccagcctggccacatctttttgcatagtggggaccaaaactgaacacgctattccaggtgtggtctgacaagtgctgagtagaatGGGATAatgtcttccttatctctgctggtgatgcccttgttgatgcaacccagaatcctgttggttttctttgATGCTGCAGCTCACTGTTCACTCCTACTGAGCCTGTTGTCCAcgaggacccccaggtccctttccacagagctgctccccagccaggtagatcccagcctgtgctgcactcctggattacgTTTTCCCAGGTGctagaccttacacttgtccttgctgaacttcataatgTTCTTTGAAGCCCACTCTCCCAGcatatccaggtcttcctgcagggtagCTCTCCCTTCCGGCGTGTCCACTGCCCtgctcagtttggtatcatcagcaaacttcatcagggtacacctgaacccatcattcagatcacttatgaagatattaaacagtgttgggcccactATCAATCCCTgcgggaccccacttgtgacaggttgccagtctgaaaaggagctatttaccatcaccctctgggtgcagcctggcagccagttccccacccccagcacagaccacttgtctagaccgtaacacACCACTTTCTCTAGGAGGAGCCTGTGGGGAACCGTATCAAAAGCCTtcgagaaatccaggtagacaatgtccactgctcaccccacatcaaccaagcaggttacttgATTGgagaaggcgatcaggtttgtcaagcatgatttgcccttggtgaatccgtgctggcttttcccaatcacgtgcttcatttgacttgcaACAGTCCCCAGGAGGAttcgttccataactttcccagggaatgaagtaagactgatgggtcTATAATTTCCTAGATCcacctttaagcccttcttgtagacaGGGGTGACATTAGCACTCTTCCAGCCTTCTGGGACGTCCCCCAacctccatgacttctcaaagattatggagagcagcCTTATGACAActtcagccagctctcttaagaCGGTTGGGTGGATGTCAGGAcccatcaatttgtaggggtcaCACTACTGTAACAGTTtgcataccaactcttccttcagtGACAGTGGGTCCGTGTTTGCATCAAACTAggtttttgttcccaaggcctggggcccaacagtgcaggtaaagacagaggtgaaaaaaatgctgagaacctctgccttttcagcattgttggtgacaaattcacctctcctgtttaacagcgggccaatattttccttctgtttctgcttgttgtttatgtatcTGAAGAACCCTCTCtggtagtttttgacatctctggccaatttcagtttgagctgagcttttgcttttctaactgcatctctgtaCTCCCTGGCAATGCCCCTGTAGTTCTCAACAggtattcatctgcttttccatctctggtacacttctcttctggttttgagcaCACTCAGAAGCACACAGTTAAGCCAAGGGAGTCTCTTGCTTCACcgacttcccttacctttaaaggggatgaactgattttgtgcttccaggagaatATTCTTGAAAAGCTCCCAGCACTtgctagctcctttatcctccatggaagcttcccaggGATTCtctcccaactgagctctgagtGAGCTAAAGCCTGCTCtgctaaaatctaaaacctttgtcttagttCATTAGTACTCTAAGTACTAAGTTAGGTTAGTACTCCCACTGCTGAACACTCCCACGTGTTCAGCAGGATCCCAGACTCCACAGTATTGTGATCACTGCAACCAAAGCTATCACTAACTGAGAAAgtaggttttcttggtttgtgagtagcaagtccagcagtgcctcactCCTGATATTGAAGTATTGAAGACTCAGCTCTAAACCTTCTTCTACTCTAACTCTCACAGGGAAAAATCTCTGTTCACTGTGAGAACTGAGGAAAGaaagttcattttctttcttttctcactgttagaaaagaaggaaagaaagactgCAGGTCAACATACTGTTTGAAGTAGGAGCACATgctgaattttcaaaaaaagctggcaaaacttattttcattattgGTACAGAAGACAGAAAGTTCAGATGCTCTGAAGGATTTTTAAGTAACAAGCAGGTGTACTAAGTGAAGAACACTGTAAGCAGACAAACTATCTGAGTCAGGAAACCAGTATTTTAGTGCCAGTACAATCCATGAGCAGCTGCTaaaccttttctgtttctcctgtctctatctgTGTAGATGCCTGTTTACCATACCTGTGCTCTAGGACCCCAACACCAGTTAAGGCTCTAAGCATTACTCCATCACAGAGCAGATGTCAAAGACACAGATGTTTTGGTTCCATTTACATTCAAATTCATCTGTAACAAAAGTCAGTACGATCTGCATTGTGTTTAAATACAATAAACTATCAAAATAACAACTGATTTAGTTCTGACTGAGGGAAAAACAGCCTtatattttcagttcagaatACATTTAACTCTGAGACTACAAGGATACTCACATCATAGTTCTGAGCCAGATACATCCCAACCACATTGCCAAGAGTAAAACCAAGctgaaaaggaagaagggagaataGTTAACATCCTTCCATCAAAAGCATATtggttaaaatacaaaaaaaggaatattgCTAGTCATGTGAAGACTAAAGAGCTTCAATTCCACTCCTACTTAATTTCTCATCTTTCTTCCAGAGAGGTGCAATCCTACCCATCTTCCTCATCAGAAAAACCTTACCATCATTTCCAAAGTACAGCACAGTTGTGTTTTTAATACACATCTCCAAGACTATTTGGATCACGCCATGACCATCTTTGTAAAATTCTTTGCACACCCACAAAGGCAGTAACTCCTATAAAAATGGGTGAGATAGCAGCAGGGACCTACATACCACAGAGCTCTTGGTCCATGCCTGGAAAGCCTAAAGCAACACCCCACTAAAACGATGCTCAATGCTGGAGAGGGACACACATATACAAAGACATAACACAGCAGTATACCATAAAAAAAGGGTTCACAAGCTTGGAAGTCATAACAGAGGCTCTGACTGCAAAAAGATCCCAGTCTCACCTGAAAAGGTTTAAGAGTAGAGCTCATCCATCAACTTAAACTGATGTAAacctgttatttttcttctgcaacaaCTAACTGTGCACCTTCCAGACCCCTTTGACCCCAAGAGATCAGTTCTCAGCCAAATCCACTCTGATCTAGGGGCTCCTCTAAGGCAGAAAAGCACTGTTTGTTGGAAGCAGGGCACAACCTCTTGACAACTGTGCAAGCTCATGGTTGCTGAAGGGTGTCTGCGAAAATGCACCCTCAAAGGAGAGCGAGAGCGAAACAGAAGCACAGTTCCTGGCCTGGACCCTGTCTGCCAGCTGAGGAAAATCCTCAAGTGTAACCATACTCTTGGAGTGACAGAAATTCCTCTCATCAAAGACAGGTGATGAGCTTTTCATTCAGCAACTCCCCAGGAtcctagattttatttttactgttacatTTCATATCACAAGTAAGTCCTATACTATGAAAACTCATTTGACTATTTTGGAAGGGGACATTACTAATATGGTGCCTTTGTTCATTGTCAGTAAGCAAATCACCCTGTATGACAGCTGAGGCCAGTCCTATTTAAGAAAACTGCTACTGCTTATGGTCACTGTTGtcaaaataagaatattttaggaaaaataaaaccactgtccACAGTAACAACTGTGCCATCACATACTGACTAGACATCTTTTCCATGCCCAAAGCAGGATACGGTACAGCTCATCTTTTCGGTAATTCAGGCTCCATGAGCATCACTGGTGAAAAGCCAGCTGTAGAAAACTAAAATTGGTTGAAAACTGCCAAATGAATCATGATTACAAGCTACTTCCGTattttcttaaacagatttttggttttattctttattattactttttaaggAGCTTAGTTTtaacaatttaagaaaaagtagagtttttttgtgtgtattgcACTGGTTATCACTTGCTGCTGTGGTTTTAAATATCAGTTAAAGAAGTACTCTAGGAGATACTAACAAATATTGCACTGATGTAAACCAGACTTTTGATTCCTCTTAATGCAGAGCATCATTCCAGCAGAgaatttcctgtctttttagCATTGTCTGACAACTCCCTTGAAAACACAAACCTGGTCCTTGTTTATTAGCAGTTTTCTAGGCTTTCACCCtagaatatttccagggatgggacaacTATCATATTCTGCTGTGTGATAAGACTTACCCAGTACAGTTAGTACTGACATCAGTACTCCCTTTAAGGGTACTCCTTTATTGGGAAGTCTAGCACTGCATTCAAGAGCAATCCACCCAATTACATTCACTTTTACAGTTGGCCATTCAAGCAGAGGGAAACATTTCACTATTTAGACTTAAATTATGTGGATAGCAGAACACATAGCCACTTAAAATGTGCATGTTAACCAAGGACAACAGGGCTGATGAGAGTGAAGGGTCTTCCAACTTCTACccagcatttcaaaacaaattttaaacaaatgtttattttatgcCTAACTCGGGCTAGCAAAAATACGTGGTTTGCAAGATTATCCCTTTATCTCCCTGTTACAGCCCTGACAAGGCAGAGCAAGAGTCAAATACCCAATCTACACCCAAAGCAGGAAGAAACCCATAattagtgtatttttttccaactttggGGTGCTAAGCAAGAAGCCGTAATTAATAAGAGGTTTTAATCTACCAACTGCAACAAAAAAACATTAGCAGCATGCAGCAGAGTTGATAAACACAGAAACTTTGAGAGTAGCTAGGCATATTTACTCTTACTGTTTTCAGTGGAGCAGAGACAGACTGTAAAAGACAGCTACAGAAATGGCTGAGGTTGTCATacttgttattatattttattttgaagttgtgATAAGAAACAGGCCTTATTTATTAATTCCATAAAAAACATGCGAGACTCCCAACTTAGAATAGGCCATCTCTTCTTGCTCTGTATCAACACTTAGTATGAAACTTTAGCCAGCTAAATTACTCTTCACCCAATAAAAGATGAAAGAATATCACTTATTGTTTGTATTTACTGGGACATATATCTGAACACAACTAAAACCCTACAGTATCCATCACATCACTAGAATGAAAAATGGAGGACTGTTTCCATGCTTTGCTACAGCAGAAACCAGCATCTTTTTTGTCAGGTAATTTATTTCCCTACTTGGCAGTAAAAATACCAGCATCGATTATTTAATGAAGAGTAGCCAGGGATGTAACTTCAGACACCCAGAAGCGTTTAGGGGAACATTAGACAGAAAGgaatattaaaatgagaaaagtacAAAAACATTTAGTCTATTAATTCTGCTGTTGTTAAGGGGAGTTAATGAGAGGCAGTAATGAAACATGACCCCTTGCCTTAGCTTCTATGCATAAAAATCCCCATCTCCAGTGATAAATTTTTAAAGGCGAGCAATATGACAAGGACTGAAAACTCCAGCTCTCACAAAACGAGGGAGGCACATATGACAATACAAAGAAATTTGAGCAGCAGGAGGGCATTATCGTGAGCAAGCAAAGTCTGCTGAACCTCTAAGGCAAATTAAGGGCACGACCTGGATTAAAAACAAGGCAGGCACTTCTCATTTTCCGATCAGTTTTAAGGCACCGCTCTGAGGGGAGCAGGGCCGACCCCGGCGGGCACCGCAAAGCGGAGCGAGGCGGCTCAGAGGGCCAGGGCGGGTCTGAAGGACCGGAGAAGGGAAGCGGCCTGCAGCCGCCCGCACACGGATGCTGTGCTGCCCGACAACCCAAACTGGGCGCAGCCGCCCCGCTGAAGGAGCCTCACGGCCACGGGGGCGAGTCACGCCACGGAGCACAGGCAGAAGCAGGCAAGGCGCGCAGCGGCGAGAGCGGAGCTGAGGGGACAGGCGACCGCCACCGCCCGCCCTCCCCGGAGCCGCCCACGGGGCGCGGGTGCGGGCGGTGACCGCACACATAGACTTTTCTCCCTTCGCTGaggagcggccccgccgccgccgtccgcctcgctccgc
This genomic window contains:
- the STMP1 gene encoding short transmembrane mitochondrial protein 1 — encoded protein: MLQFLLGFTLGNVVGMYLAQNYDIPNIAKKLEDFKKDVEAKKKPPSDKS